One Spiroplasma sp. NBRC 100390 DNA window includes the following coding sequences:
- a CDS encoding BMP family ABC transporter substrate-binding protein, whose product MKRLLQIFATIVVVGTSIVSVVACTKKYIFDSSIWVITDGGTTSDLAFNQATWEGASKYVVSRVNPTTPLAQWKNSKWRASYFEPVSQTPGDFKSAYITSSIAGAKTLVLPGFNHGNTIGWAAGLVDNIIYIDGSGQGVHINMEPSGPLAKNIIGITYQAEASGFYASLATSIYLNAHQKEYDNQLKIGSYGGMDNPIAVSNYMWGFLVGADVFNAIINSVPGEKMNYLKDEILKQVQVINSNITNLQPVAKVQNVLNKNESWFSQSFQAGDGKIISDELLSRGAKIIFPVAGAQVQDTVNQIRINKINAKIVGVDTEQSKIYGEDIVVTSALKQISTSTFDTLENIYSSECGYDAKNNNWNENNRTKNCWINTDQSSIDHPSWTGIETTKWVKTNLVNFLHNVTDDQTKNTSFDKMVKVLQQAYKDGIDNHPPIGMNTFSSTLQNTYENQTTLKQYLLTAIENAL is encoded by the coding sequence ATGAAAAGGCTTTTACAAATTTTTGCAACAATTGTTGTTGTTGGAACATCTATTGTTAGTGTTGTTGCTTGTACAAAGAAATATATTTTTGATAGTAGCATTTGAGTCATCACTGATGGTGGAACCACAAGTGATCTTGCTTTTAACCAAGCAACATGAGAAGGTGCTAGTAAGTATGTTGTTTCAAGAGTAAACCCAACAACACCATTAGCACAATGAAAGAACTCAAAATGACGAGCAAGCTATTTTGAACCAGTTAGTCAAACTCCGGGAGATTTTAAAAGTGCTTATATTACTTCATCTATTGCTGGTGCAAAGACATTAGTGTTGCCTGGTTTTAATCATGGCAATACAATTGGTTGAGCAGCAGGTTTGGTTGATAATATTATTTATATTGATGGAAGTGGTCAAGGTGTTCATATTAACATGGAACCAAGTGGACCATTAGCAAAAAATATTATTGGCATTACTTATCAAGCAGAAGCGTCAGGGTTTTATGCGAGTTTAGCAACAAGTATTTATTTGAATGCGCATCAAAAAGAATATGATAATCAATTAAAAATTGGAAGTTATGGTGGAATGGATAATCCAATTGCCGTTTCAAATTATATGTGAGGGTTTTTAGTTGGTGCTGATGTTTTTAATGCAATTATTAATTCGGTGCCAGGCGAAAAAATGAATTATTTAAAAGATGAAATTTTAAAGCAGGTTCAAGTTATTAATAGCAATATTACTAATTTACAACCAGTTGCTAAAGTTCAAAACGTTTTAAATAAAAATGAATCATGGTTTTCACAATCGTTTCAAGCTGGGGATGGGAAAATTATTAGTGATGAATTATTATCTCGTGGTGCTAAAATTATTTTTCCTGTTGCTGGTGCACAAGTTCAAGATACTGTTAATCAAATTAGGATTAATAAAATTAATGCAAAGATTGTTGGCGTTGATACTGAACAATCAAAAATTTATGGTGAAGATATTGTTGTAACAAGTGCATTAAAACAAATTTCAACCTCAACTTTTGATACTTTAGAAAATATTTATTCATCAGAATGTGGTTATGATGCAAAAAATAATAATTGAAATGAAAATAATCGTACAAAAAATTGTTGAATTAATACTGACCAAAGTTCTATTGACCATCCATCATGAACGGGAATTGAAACAACAAAGTGAGTTAAAACAAACTTAGTTAATTTTTTGCATAATGTAACTGATGATCAAACAAAAAATACTTCGTTTGATAAAATGGTAAAAGTATTGCAACAAGCATATAAGGATGGAATTGATAATCATCCTCCCATTGGAATGAATACTTTTTCTAGTACACTTCAAAATACTTATGAAAATCAAACAACATTGAAACAATATTTATTAACAGCAATTGAAAATGCTCTATAG